The following proteins are encoded in a genomic region of Toxotes jaculatrix isolate fToxJac2 chromosome 3, fToxJac2.pri, whole genome shotgun sequence:
- the ppp4r2b gene encoding serine/threonine-protein phosphatase 4 regulatory subunit 2-B, giving the protein MSTGLTEGNGVMEIDSLQEALRDFDKKVKKEASPLLEQFLCHIAKTGETMVQWSQFKNYFLFKLEKVMDDFRASAPEQRGPANPNVESIPFEDMKERILKIVKGYNGIPFTIQRLCELLTEPKRNYTGTDKFLRGVEKNVMVVSCVHPTSEKNGCSAVNRMNGVMLPGNTSAFTERKVNGPGTPRPLNRPKVSLANSLAANGLPDSTDNKDLNTEQEGDKDSSEVSASGGSLGSSVKNKHPDAEEDMEAEQQEVKRLKFSKDEDEEEDEEDEEEEQDVDTLRPSHAACLSKEAEAMVQEEEEEEKVGYSKENEASSSAAATEDQEPTSSTQAEVCAGSGQEAEQAEREVPCGSQEEGSDMDQTEQQAPAGVLVSPETSRDSEESNSDPVSSSSSSSSSGSSCSIEDSAEAAREDVALAPSSSTTEPPTEGAMESAILNTGTTEEPMEQD; this is encoded by the exons ATGTCCACAGGACTGACAGAGGGCAACGGCGTGATGGAAATTGACTCGCTTCAAGAGGCGCTCAGAG ACTTTGATAAGAAAGTAAAGAAGGAGGCATCTCCTCTTCTGGAACAGTTTCTATGTCATATTGCCAAGACTGGAGAGACCAT GGTTCAGTGGTCTCAATTTAAGAACTACTTCCTGTTTAAATTGGAGAAGGTGATGGATGACTTCAGAGCCTCAGCACCTGAGCAGAGAGGTCCTGCAAATCCCAACGTAGAGTCAATTCCATTTGAAGATATGAAGGAGAGAATTCTGAAGATTGTGAAGGGATACAACGG AATTCCATTTACGATCCAGCGCTTGTGCGAGCTGCTCACAGAACCCAAGAGGAACTACACAGGAACAGATAAGTTTCTTCGAGGGGTGGAGAAG AATGTAATGGTGGTAAGCTGTGTACATCCAACCTCAGA AAAAAATGGATGCAGTGCCGTCAATAGAATGAATGGAGTGATGCTTCCTGGGAACACATCTGCGTTTACAGAGAG gaaaGTGAACGGTCCAGGAACTCCCCGGCCGCTGAATCGACCGAAGGTGTCTCTGGCCAACTCACTAGCAGCTAATGGTCTGCCTGACAGTACAGACAACAAAGACCTCAACACAGAGCAAGAAGGCGACAAAGACTCCAG CGAGGTTTCAGCATCGGGAGGCTCCCTGGGGAGCTCTGTGAAGAACAAACACCCAGACGCAGAAGAGGACATGGAAGCTGAGCAGCAGGAGGTGAAGAGACTTAAGTTCAGCAAGGATGAGGacgaagaggaagatgaggaggacgaagaggaagagcaggacgTGGACACACTCAGGCCTTCACATGCCGCCTGCCTCTCCAAAGAGGCAGAAGCCATGGttcaagaggaagaggaagaggagaaggtcGGGTACAGCAAGGAGAATGAAGCTTCCAGCAGTGCTGCTGCTACTGAAGACCaag aaCCAACAAGCAGCACACAGGCCGAGGTGTGTGCAGGCTCAGGTCAGGAGGCGGAGCAGGCTGAGAGGGAGGTGCCGTGCGGATCCCAGGAGGAGGGCAGTGACATGgatcagacagagcagcaggcgCCCGCAGGAGTCCTGGTGAGCCCCGAGACCAGCAGGGACAGTGAGGAGAGTAACAGTGacccagtcagcagcagcagcagcagtagcagcagtggtAGCAGCTGTAGCATAGAGGATAGTGCAGAAGCGGCCAGAGAAGACGTAGCTCTCGCTCCCTCCAGCAGTACGACTGAACCTCCCACAGAGGGCGCCATGGAAAGTGCCATCTTGAACACTGGGACCACTGAAGAGCCTATGGAGCAGGACTAG